A single window of Nomascus leucogenys isolate Asia chromosome 18, Asia_NLE_v1, whole genome shotgun sequence DNA harbors:
- the SRRM2 gene encoding serine/arginine repetitive matrix protein 2 isoform X3 has translation MYNGIGLPTPRGSGTNGYVQRNLSLVRGRRGERPDYKGEEELRRLEAALVKRPNPDILDHERKRRVELRCLELEEMMEEQGYEEQQIQEKVATFRLMLLEKDVNPGGKEETPGQRPAVTETHQLAELNEKKNERLRAAFGISDSYVDGSSFDPQRRAREAKQPAPEPPKPYSLVRESSSSRSPTPKQKKKKKKKDRGRRSESSSPRRERKKSSKKKKHRSESESKKRKHRSPTPKSKRKSKDKKRKRSRSTTPAPKSRRAHRSTSADSASSSDTSRSRSRSAAAKTHTTALTGRSPSPASGRRGEGDAPFSEPGTSTQRPSSPEPATKQPSSPYEDKDKDKKEKSATRPSPSPERSSTGPEPPAPTPLLAERHGGSPQPHATTPLSQEPVNPPSEASPTRGRSPPKSPEKLPQSSSSESSPPSPQPTKVSRHASSSPESPKPAPAPGSHREISSSPTSKNRSHGRAKRDKSHSHTPSRRVGRSHSPATTKRGRSRSRTPTKRGHSRSRSPQWRRSRSAQRWGRSRSPQRRGRSRSPQRPGWSRSRNTQRRGRSRSARRGRSHSRSPATRGRSRSRSPARRGRSRSRTPARRRSRSRTPTRRRSRSRTPARRGRSRSRTPARRRSRTRSPARRRSRSRSPARRSGRSRSRTPARRGRSRSRTPARRGRSRSRTPARRSGRSRSRTPARRGRSRSRTPRRGRSRSRSLVRRGRSHSRTPQRRGRSGSSSERKNKSRTSQRRSRSNSSPEMKKSRVSSRRSRSLSSPRSKAKSRLSLRRSLSGSSPCPKQKSQTPPRRSRSGSSQPKAKSRTPPRRSRSSSSPPPKQKSKTPSRQSHSSSSPHPKVKSGTPPRQESITSPQANEQSVTPQRRSCFESSPDPELKSRTPSRHSCAGSSPPRVKSSTPPRQSPSRSSSPQPKVKAIMSPRQRSHSGSSSPSPSRVTSRTTPRQSRSVSPCPNVESRLLPRYSHSGSSSPDTKVKPETPPRQSHSGSVSPSPRVKAQTPPGPSLSGSKSPCPQEKSKDSLVQSCPGSFSLCAGVKSSTPPGESYFGLSSLQLKGQSQTSPDHRSDTSSPEVRQSHSESPSLQSKSQTSPKGGRSRSSSPITELASRSPIRQDRVELSASPMLKSGMSPEQSRFQSDSSSSHPTVDSNSLLGQSRSETSESKEKMALPPQEDATASPPRQKDKFSPFPVQDRPESSLVFKDTPRTPPRERSGAGSSPETKEQNSALPTSSQDEELMEVVEKSEEPASQILSHLSSELKEMSAGNFESCPEVEERPAVSLTLDQSQSQASLEAVEVPSMASSWGGPHFSPEHKELSNSPLRENSFGSPLEFRNSGPLGTETNTGFSSDVKEDLNGPFLNQLETDPSLDMKEQSTRSSRRSSSELSPDAVEKAGMSSNQSVSSPVLDAVPRTPSRERSSSASSPEMKDGLPRTPSRRSRSGSSPGLRDGSGTPSRHSLSGSSPGMKDIPRTPSRGRSECDSSPEPKALPQTPRPRSRSPSSPELNNKCLTPQRERSGSESSVDQKTVARTPLGQRSRSGSSQELDVKPSASPQERSESDSSPDSKAKTRTPLRQRSRSGSSPEVDSKSRPSPRRSRSGSSPEVKDKPRAAPRAQSGSDSSPEPKAPAPRALPRRSRSGSSSKGRGPSPEGSSSTESSPEHPPKSRTARRGSRSSPEPKTKSRTPPRRRSSRSSPELTRKARLSRRSRSASSSPETRSRTPPRHRRSPSVSSPEPAEKSRSSRRRRSASSPRTKTTSRRGRSPSPKPRGLQRSRSRSRREKTRTTRRRDRSGSSQSTSRRRQRSRSRSRVTRRRRGGSGYHSRSPARQESSRTSSRRRRGRSRTPPTSRKRSRSRTSPAPWKRSRSRASPATHRRSRSRTPLISRRRSRSRTSPVSRRRSRSRTSVTRRRSRSRASPVSRRRSRSRTPPVTRRRSRSRTPATRRRSRSRTPPVTRRRSRSRTPPVTRRRSRSRTSPITRRRSRSRTSPVTRRRSRSRTSPVTRRRSRSRTSPVTRRRSRSRTPPAIRRRSRSRTPLLPRKRSRSRSPLAIRRRSRSRTPRTARGKRSLTRSPPAIRRRSASGSSSDRSRSATPPATRNHSGSRTPPVALNSSRMSCFSRPSMSPTPLDRCRSPGMLEPLGSSRTPMSVLQQAGGSMMDGPGPRIPDHQRTSVPENHAQSRIALALTAISLGTARPPPSMSAAGLAARMSQVPAPVPLMSLRTAPAASLASRIPAASAAAMNLASARTPAIPTAVNLADSRTPAAAAAMNLASPRTAVAPSAVNLADPRTPTAPAVNLAGARTPAALAALSLTGSGTPPTAANYPSSSRTPQAPASANLVGPRSAHATAPVNIAGSRTAAALAPASLTSARMAPALSGANLTSPRVPLSAYERVSGRTSPPLLDRARSRTPPSAPSQSRMTSERAPSPSSRMGQAPSQSLLPPAQDQPRSPVPSAFSDQSRCLIAQTTPVAGSQSLSSGAVATTTSSAGDHNGMLSVPAPGVPHSDVGEPPASTGAQQPSALAALQPAKERRSSSSSSSSSSSSSSSSSSSSSSSSSGSSSSDSEGSSLPVQPEVALKRGQN, from the exons ATGTACAACGGGATCGGGCTGCCGACGCCCCGGGGCAGCGGCACCAACGGCTACGTCCAGCGCAACCTGTCCCTGGTGCGGGGCCGCCGGGGTGAGCGGCCTGACTACAAGGGAGAGGAGGAACTGCGGCGCCTGGAGGCTGCCCTGGTGAAGCGGCCTAATCCTGACATCCTGGACCACGAGCGCAAGCGGCGCGTGGAGCTGCGATGCCTCGAGCTGGAGGAGATGATGGAAGAGCAGGG GTACGAGGAACAGCAAATTCAGGAAAAAGTGGCGACCTTTCGACTCATGTTGCTGGAGAAGGATGTGAACCCTGGGGGCAAGGAAGAGACCCCAGGGCAGAGGCCAGC GGTCACGGAGACTCACCAGTTGGCAGAATTGAATGAGAAGAAGAATGAAAGACTCCGTGCTGCCTTTGGCATCAGTGATTCTTACGTAGATGGCAGCTCTTTTGATCCTCAGCGTCGTGCCCGAGAAGCTAAACAACCAGCTCCTGAGCCTCCCAAACCTTACAG CCTTGTTCGGGAGTCTAGCAGTTCTCGCTCACCCACCCcaaagcagaagaagaagaaaaagaagaaagatagagGACG CAGGTCAGAGAGCAGCTCTCCTCGacgggagagaaagaaaagctcaAAGAAGAAGAAGCACAG GTCAGAATCTGAGTCCAAGAAGCGTAAGCATAG GTCTCCCACTCCAAAGAGCAAACGTAAATCTAAGGACAAAAAGCGAAAGCG GTCTCGAAGTACAACACCAGCTCCCAAGAGCCGCCGGGCCCACCGTTCAACTTCTGCTGACTCTGCTTCCTCCTCCGATACTTCCCGCAGTCG GTCTCGAAGTGCTGCAGCTAAAACTCATACAACTGCCTTGACTGGGCGAAGTCCTTCCCCTGCTTCAGGGCGACGAGGGGAGGGAGATGCGCCTTTCAGTGAACCGGGTACCAGCACACAACGGCCTAGTAGCCCGGAGCCTGCTACAAAACAGCCTAGCAGCCCTTatgaagacaaagacaaagacaagAAGGAG AAATCTGCAACTCGACCTAGCCCCTCTCCGGAAAGGAGCAGCACAGGCCCAGAACCACCTGCTCCCACTCCGCTCCTTGCTGAGCGACATGGCGGCTCCCCACAACCCCATGCAACAACCCCCTTAAGCCAGGAGCCAGTGAACCCCCCATCTGAGGCCTCTCCAACTCGGGGCCGTTCACCACCTAAGTCTCCCGAGAAACTTCCCCAGTCTTCTTCCTCAGAGAGCAGCCCACCATCCCCTCAACCTACCAAAGTTTCTCGGCATGCCAGCTCTTCCCCAGAAAGTCCTAAACCTGCTCCAGCTCCGGGGTCCCACCGAGAGATTTCTTCTTCTCCCACATCCAAGAATCGCTCACATGGCCGAGCAAAACGGGATAAATCGCATTCTCATACCCCCTCCCGTAGGGTGGGGAGGTCCCATAGCCCTGCCACCACTAAGAGAGGGCGATCTCGGTCTCGAACCCCTACCAAGAGAGGTCATTCTCGATCCCGATCTCCCCAGTGGCGTAGGTCCAGGTCTGCACAGAGGTGGGGAAGATCTAGAAGCCCCCAGCGACGTGGCCGCTCTAGGTCTCCTCAGcgaccaggctggtctaggaGCAGAAATACCCAGAGAAGAGGCAGGTCTAGGTCAGCAAGGCGAGGGAGGTCCCACTCTAGATCGCCAGCCACTAGGGGCAGATCTCGTTCTAGATCACCAGCCCGTCGGGGCAGGTCCCGCTCTAGAACACCTGCCAGGCGGAGATCACGATCCAGAACACCCACCAGGCGTAGGTCTCGGTCTAGAACACCAGCCCGGAGAGGCAGGTCTCGGTCTAGAACACCTGCTAGGCGCAGATCTAGGACCCGATCACCAGCACGACGCAGGTCTCGTAGTAGATCACCAGCCAGGAGAAGTGGCAGGTCACGCTCTAGAACCCCAGCTAGACGTGGCCGCTCGCGCTCCAGAACCCCAGCCAGACGTGGCCGCTCACGCTCTAGAACCCCAGCTAGACGCAGTGGTCGCTCACGCTCCAGAACACCAGCCAGGAGAGGGAGGTCTCGGTCTAGGACACCAAGACGAGGAAGATCCCGCAGTAGAAGCTTAGTTAGACGTGGAAGATCTCACTCTAGAACACCTCAAAGAAGAGGCAGGTCTGGCTCATCTTCAGAGCGGAAGAACAAATCCAGAACATCTCAGAGAAGAAGCAGGTCCAATTCAAGCCCAGAAATGAAGAAGTCTCGCGTTTCTTCAAGGCGGAGCAGGTCTCTCTCTTCACCACGGTCCAAAGCAAAATCTCGCTTGTCTTTGAGGCGCAGCCTTTCAGGGTCTTCCCCATGCCCTAAACAAAAGTCACAGACACCACCCAGGCGCAGTCGCTCTGGATCCTCCCAACCTAAAGCTAAATCTAGAACGCCACCCAGACGTAGTCGCTCCAGTTCTTCACCACCACCTAAACAGAAATCTAAAACACCATCAAGACAAAGTCATTCCAGTTCATCTCCTCATCCTAAAGTGAAATCTGGAACACCACCGAGGCAAGAGTCTATAACAAGTCCCCAGGCCAATGAGCAATCTGTAACGCCACAGAGACGGAGCTGTTTTGAATCATCACCTGACCCTGAGTTGAAATCTAGGACCCCTTCTAGACATAGCTGCGCAGGGTCCTCTCCTCCTAGAGTGAAATCTAGCACACCTCCCAGACAGAGCCCATCTAGGTCATCATCTCCACAACCCAAAGTGAAGGCGATAATGTCACCAAGACAAAGAAGCCATTCTGGCTCCTCTTCTCCAAGTCCTAGTAGGGTGACATCGAGAACAACTCCACGGCAAAGCAGATCAGTGTCTCCCTGCCCCAACGTAGAATCCAGATTGTTGCCAAGATACAGTCATTCTGGGTCctcctcaccagataccaaagTGAAACCTGAAACGCCGCCAAGACAGAGTCACTCAGGGTCTGTTTCACCATCCCCCAGAGTCAAGGCCCAAACTCCACCAGGGCCAAGTCTTTCTGGATCAAAGTCACCATGTCCCCAAGAGAAGTCTAAAGACTCACTAGTTCAAAGTTGCCCCGGATCCTTCTCTCTGTGTGCAGGAGTAAAATCTAGCACACCACCAGGCGAGAGCTATTTTGGCCTCTCTTCTCTGCAACTGAAAGGacaatctcagacttcaccagaCCACAGATCTGACACTTCAAGTCCAGAAGTGAGACAGAGTCACTCAGAATCACCATCTCTGCAGAGCAAATCTCAAACATCACCTAAGGGAGGTCGGTCCAGGTCTTCATCTCCAATCACTGAGCTGGCGTCCAGATCTCCAATAAGACAAGATAGAGTTGAGTTGTCAGCGAGTCCTATGTTGAAATCTGGAATGTCTCCTGAGCAGAGCAGGTTCCAGTCTGACTCTTCTTCTTCACATCCTACAGTGGACTCGAATTCTCTCTTGGGGCAGAGTAGATCGGAGacttctgaatcaaaagagaaaatggcCTTACCCCCTCAGGAGGATGCTACTGCATCGCCTCctagacagaaagacaaatttagtCCCTTTCCAGTACAGGATAGGCCTGAGTCTTCACTGGTATTCAAAGACACACCTAGAACCCCGCCAAGGGAAAGAAGTGGTGCTGGGTCATCTCCAGAAACAAAAGAGCAAAATAGTGCATTGCCTACGTCAAGCCAAGATGAAGAGTTAATGGAGGTGGTAGAGAAGTCCGAAGAACCCGCAAGCCAAATCCTGTCTCATTTGTCTTCAGAACTTAAAGAAATGTCCGCAGGTAACTTTGAGTCATGTCCTGAAGTAGAAGAAAGGCCTGCTGTGTCTTTGACTCTTGATCAGAGCCAGTCACAGGCTTCTTTGGAAGCAGTAGAAGTCCCTTCAATGGCCTCATCTTGGGGTGGGCCACATTTTTCTCCAGAACATAAAGAACTGTCTAACTCCCCACTCAGGGAGAACAGCTTTGGATCACCTTTAGAATTTAGAAACTCAGGCCCACTTGGTACAGAAACGAATACTGGATTTTCTTCTGACGTTAAAGAAGATTTGAATGGACCTTTTCTTAATCAGCTGGAAACAGATCCATCTCTAGACATGAAAGAACAATCGACAAGATCCTCTAGACGCAGCAGTTCTGAGTTATCCCCAGATGCAGTGGAAAAGGCAGGGATGTCTTCAAATCAGAGCGTCTCTTCACCTGTGCTTGATGCTGTACCCAGAACACCCTCGAGAGAAAGAAGTAGTTCTGCATCTTCTCCTGAAATGAAAGATGGTTTACCCAGAACTCCATCGAGGAGAAGCAGGTCTGGGTCTTCTCCAGGACTTAGAGATGGGTCTGGGACTCCCTCGAGGCACAGCCTGTCTGGGTCCTCTCCTGGAATGAAAGATATACCTAGAACACCATCTAGAGGGAGAAGTGAATGTGATTCTTCCCCAGAACCGAAAGCTTTGCCTCAGACTCCTAGGCCGAGGAGTCGTTCTCCATCATCCCCAGAGCTCAACAACAAGTGTCTTACCCCCCAGAGAGAAAGAAGCGGGTCAGAATCATCAGTTGATCAGAAAACTGTGGCTCGGACTCCCCTGGGGCAGAGAAGTCGTTCGGGATCTTCTCAAGAACTTGATGTGAAACCCAGTGCATCCCCTCAGGAAAGAAGTGAGTCAGACTCTTCTCCAGATTCTAAAGCCAAGACACGAACCCCACTTCGGCAAAGGAGTCGCTCTGGATCATCTCCAGAGGTTGACAGCAAATCTCGACCATCCCCTCGGCGCAGTAGGTCTGGTTCCTCCCCTGAAGTGAAAGATAAGCCAAGAGCAGCACCCAGGGCACAGAGTGGTTCTGATTCCTCTCCTGAACCTAAAGCTCCAGCCCCTCGGGCCCTTCCCAGACGAAGCAGATCAGGTTCATCAAGCAAAGGCAGAGGCCCttctcctgaaggaagcagcaGTACTGAGTCCTCTCCTGAACATCCGCCCAAATCCAGAACTGCTCGCAGAGGTTCCAGGTCATCACCAGAGCCCAAGACCAAGTCTCGTACACCACCTCGACGTCGCAGCTCTCGGTCATCTCCTGAGCTAACAAGGAAGGCCAGACTCTCCCGTAGAAGCCGCTCTGCCTCATCCTCACCAGAAACTCGCTCTAGAACTCCCCCAAGGCACCGGAGAAGTCCCTCAGTGTCTTCCCCGGAGCCAGCCGAAAAGTCAAGGTCTTCACGCCGACGGCGCTCAGCTTCATCTCCACGCACTAAGACAACCTCAAGGAGAGGCCGCTCTCCTTCGCCAAAGCCTCGTGGACTCCAGAGGTCCCGTTCCCGctcaaggagagagaaaacaagaacaaCCCGACGTCGAGATAGGTCTGGATCTTCTCAGTCAACCTCTCGGCGAAGACAGCGGAGCCGGTCAAGGTCACGGGTTACTCGGCGGCGGAGGGGAGGCTCTGGTTATCACTCAAGGTCCCCTGCCCGGCAGGAAAGTTCCCGGACCTCCTCTCGACGCCGAAGAGGCCGCTCTCGGACACCCCCAACCAGTCGGAAGCGTTCTCGCTCACGCACGTCACCAGCCCCGTGGAAACGCTCTAGATCTCGAGCCTCTCCAGCCACTCACCGGCGATCCAGGTCCAGAACCCCCCTGATAAGCCGACGTAGGTCCAGGTCTCGAACGTCACCAGTCAGCCGGAGACGGTCAAGGTCCAGGACTTCAGTGACTCGACGAAGATCCCGGTCAAGAGCATCCCCAGTGAGCAGAAGGCGATCCAGATCCAGAACACCACCAGTAACCCGCCGTCGTTCAAGGTCCAGAACGCCAGCAACACGCCGCCGCTCCCGTTCTAGAACTCCACCAGTGACTCGCAGAAGGTCCAGATCTAGGACTCCACCAGTAACCAGGAGGCGATCTCGAAGCAGAACTTCACCTATCACTCGCAGAAGATCAAGATCCAGAACATCTCCGGTCACCCGAAGGAGATCTCGATCTCGCACATCTCCAGTAACTCGAAGAAGGTCCCGCTCTCGAACCTCACCAGTGACACGCCGCCGCTCTAGGTCCCGGACACCTCCAGCTATTCGGCGCCGCTCTAGATCTCGAACGCCACTGTTGCCACGCAAACGTTCTCGGAGTCGCTCACCACTTGCTATCCGCCGCCGCTCCAGATCCCGTACTCCACGAACAGCTCGGGGTAAACGGTCCTTAACAAGATCTCCTCCAGCCATCCGCAGGCGTTCTGCATCTGGAAGTAGTTCTGATCGTTCACGATCTGCTACTCCTCCAGCAACAAGAAATCATTCTGGTTCACGGACACCTCCAGTAGCACTCAACAGCTCCAGAATGAGCTGCTTCAGTCGTCCTAGCATGTCCCCAACACCTCTTGACCGCTGCAGATCACCTGGAATGCTTGAACCCCTTGGCAGCTCTAGAACACCCATGTCTGTCCTGCAGCAAGCCGGTGGCTCCATGATGGATGGTCCAGGTCCCCGAATACCTGACCACCAGAGAACATCTGTGCCAGAAAATCATGCTCAGTCCAGGATTGCGCTTGCCCTGACGGCCATCAGTCTTGGCACCGCTCGGCCTCCTCCGTCCATGTCTGCTGCTGGCCTTGCTGCAAGAATGTCCCAGGTTCCAGCCCCGGTGCCTCTCATGAGTCTCAGAACCGCCCCAGCAGCCAGCCTTGCCAGCAGGATTCCTGCAGCCTCTGCGGCAGCCATGAACCTAGCCAGCGCCAGGACACCTGCCATCCCAACAGCAGTGAACCTGGCCGACTCTCGAACGCCAGCTGCAGCAGCGGCCATGAACTTGGCCAGCCCCAGAACAGCAGTGGCACCTTCGGCTGTGAACCTGGCTGACCCTCGCACTCCCACAGCCCCAGCTGTGAACCTAGCAGGGGCCAGAACCCCAGCTGCCTTGGCAGCTCTGAGTCTCACAGGCTCTGGCACACCACCAACTGCTGCAAACTATCCCTCCAGCTCCAGAACACCACAGGCTCCAGCCTCTGCAAACCTGGTGGGTCCTCGGTCTGCACATGCCACAGCTCCTGTGAATATTGCCGGCTCCAGAACCGCTGCAGCCTTGGCCCCCGCGAGCCTCACCAGTGCTAGGATGGCTCCAGCATTGTCTGGTGCAAACCTCACCAGCCCCAGGGTGCCCCTTTCTGCCTACGAGCGTGTCAGTGGCAGAACCTCACCGCCGCTCCTTGACCGTGCTAGATCCAGAACACCACCGTCTGCCCCAAGCCAGTCTAGGATGACCTCTGAACGggctccctccccttcctctagAATGGGCCAGGCTCCTTCGCAGTCTCTTCTCCCTCCAGCACAGGATCAGCCGAGGTCTCCTGTGCCTTCTGCTTTTTCAGACCAGTCCCGTTGTTTGATTGCCCAGACCACCCCTGTAGCAGGGTCTCAGTCCCTTTCCTCTGGGGCAGTGGCAACGACCACGTCCTCTGCTGGTGACCACAATGGCATGCTCTCTGTCCCTGCCCCTGGGGTGCCCCACTCTGATGTGGGGGAGCCACCTGCCTCTACTGGGGCCCAGCAGCCTTCCGCATTAGCCGCCCTGCAGCCAGCAAAGGAGCGGCGGAGTTCCTCATCGTCGTCGTCGTCTTCTAGCTCGTCCTCTTCATCATCGTCGTCATCATCGTCATCGTCCTCCTCTGGCTCCAGTTCTAGTGACTCAGAGGGCTCTAGCCTTCCTGTGCAACCTGAGGTGGCACTGAAGAG AGGACAGAACTAG
- the SRRM2 gene encoding serine/arginine repetitive matrix protein 2 isoform X4: MYNGIGLPTPRGSGTNGYVQRNLSLVRGRRGERPDYKGEEELRRLEAALVKRPNPDILDHERKRRVELRCLELEEMMEEQGYEEQQIQEKVATFRLMLLEKDVNPGGKEETPGQRPAVTETHQLAELNEKKNERLRAAFGISDSYVDGSSFDPQRRAREAKQPAPEPPKPYSLVRESSSSRSPTPKQKKKKKKKDRGRRSESSSPRRERKKSSKKKKHRSESESKKRKHRSPTPKSKRKSKDKKRKRSRSTTPAPKSRRAHRSTSADSASSSDTSRSRRCTDHSEDTVPAL, from the exons ATGTACAACGGGATCGGGCTGCCGACGCCCCGGGGCAGCGGCACCAACGGCTACGTCCAGCGCAACCTGTCCCTGGTGCGGGGCCGCCGGGGTGAGCGGCCTGACTACAAGGGAGAGGAGGAACTGCGGCGCCTGGAGGCTGCCCTGGTGAAGCGGCCTAATCCTGACATCCTGGACCACGAGCGCAAGCGGCGCGTGGAGCTGCGATGCCTCGAGCTGGAGGAGATGATGGAAGAGCAGGG GTACGAGGAACAGCAAATTCAGGAAAAAGTGGCGACCTTTCGACTCATGTTGCTGGAGAAGGATGTGAACCCTGGGGGCAAGGAAGAGACCCCAGGGCAGAGGCCAGC GGTCACGGAGACTCACCAGTTGGCAGAATTGAATGAGAAGAAGAATGAAAGACTCCGTGCTGCCTTTGGCATCAGTGATTCTTACGTAGATGGCAGCTCTTTTGATCCTCAGCGTCGTGCCCGAGAAGCTAAACAACCAGCTCCTGAGCCTCCCAAACCTTACAG CCTTGTTCGGGAGTCTAGCAGTTCTCGCTCACCCACCCcaaagcagaagaagaagaaaaagaagaaagatagagGACG CAGGTCAGAGAGCAGCTCTCCTCGacgggagagaaagaaaagctcaAAGAAGAAGAAGCACAG GTCAGAATCTGAGTCCAAGAAGCGTAAGCATAG GTCTCCCACTCCAAAGAGCAAACGTAAATCTAAGGACAAAAAGCGAAAGCG GTCTCGAAGTACAACACCAGCTCCCAAGAGCCGCCGGGCCCACCGTTCAACTTCTGCTGACTCTGCTTCCTCCTCCGATACTTCCCGCAGTCG GCGCTGCACAGACCATTCGGAAGACACGGTCCCTGCCCTCTAG